The Thermosipho japonicus region CTAAATCAACAGCTAGTGAAAGATCGTGTAACCCAAATGTAGTAGGTTCAGTAACAAGAATTGCAAAATCTATATTCCTTAAACTTTCAACAACTGGACACGAAGTTCCTGGCTGAGAATCTATTAAAACTACATCAACATTTTCATCTATGTGTTTCTTTAATTGCCTTATTATTCTAACCCCAGACGGCTCACCTATATTCAAAAGCCCCATTCCAAATTTCAAATTATCATTTATCTTCCCCAATACAATTTTTCCAATACTCTTTGGAACTTCTGTAATAGCATTAACAGGACAAACCATAGAACATGCACCACAACCATGGCACAAATTTTTAAAAACTACAGTTGCATTTGGAAAGGAGGTAATAGCACCAAACTGACACGCCTTTGCACACTCACCACATCTTATACATGCATCATTATCAACTACTGGTAATAATATATCAACACTCTCTTCTTTTTCCACGTTTACATTAAAAAAAAGATGATCATTTGGTTCTTCAACATCGGTATCAAGCAATTGAACTTTATACTTTTTAGAAAGTGTATAGGCCAAATTAGTAGAAACAGTTGTTTTACCAGTTCCGCCTTTTCCACTTAATATTGTTATCTTCATATCCAACCTCCTATCTTAAGTTAAAAGAGGGTTGGATTTCCAACCCTCTTTCAACGTAATTTATCACCAAAACCTTCCAAAACCTCGACCTACGCCTCGACCAAATCCGCCTCGACCATACCCAGCAAATCTTCCATATCCTCTACCAAAACCTCTTCCATATCCTCTACCATATCCGTAAAACCAACCAGCTACTGGTCTAAACCAACCGTATCTTGGAGTATAAGGTGCATTTATGTTAGAGCATGGTCCCAATCTTCTTCCAACTGGTCCTGTTCCCATTGGTCCTGTGCCATCGAAACCTGGCATTATCTATCACCTCCTTGATAATTATCAATTTCTCTTAATCTTTCCTCTACAAAACGTAATTCTTCTTCAAGGTATCTTTTATAGTCCATTAACATGGCTCTTTCTTCTTCAATTGAGGGCTCATGATAACCATAACCGGCTCCATATCCAAAGCCTCTACCAAAACCACGTCCGTATCCTCTACCAAATCCTCTTCCGTATCCCATTCCTCTACCATATCCACGTCCGTATCCACCACCATAGAATGGCATATACCTCACCTCCTGTCCTGGTCTTACCACTTTCCATTTTTATTATATGATATTTTTGTATATATGTCAAGTACATATATATATACGTAAAAAATAAAATTTTTTCAATAACCAATCTTAAAATTATTTAAAACCTTTTAAAAACAGATAAAGTAGAAATCTCAACTCTTTATTCACCTTGACCTTCACACCTTTTCTTTAAAAGCTCATATTCCTTCTTTAATTTATCATACTCTTCTTTTGGGACAAAACCTGTCGATTTAATCAATTCAATTATATCCTTTTTCATGTTGTCTTCAAATTCGTTAAAATGTCTGATCACTGCATTTCCAAGTTCTTTTGCAATATCTGCAGGTAGTACTCCTTGATTTACAAGATCAAGAAGTATTTCAATAAAATCATCGGTGTTTCCTTTAAATATCTTAATAAATCCTTGTATTAACTTTTCTACCATTTCTTTTTTTAAACTACCAAAAACTTTGCCTTTTATTCTTGCCTTCA contains the following coding sequences:
- a CDS encoding P-loop NTPase, with the protein product MKITILSGKGGTGKTTVSTNLAYTLSKKYKVQLLDTDVEEPNDHLFFNVNVEKEESVDILLPVVDNDACIRCGECAKACQFGAITSFPNATVVFKNLCHGCGACSMVCPVNAITEVPKSIGKIVLGKINDNLKFGMGLLNIGEPSGVRIIRQLKKHIDENVDVVLIDSQPGTSCPVVESLRNIDFAILVTEPTTFGLHDLSLAVDLVKEMEIPAGIVINRDTGNTNLIDEYAKKENIPILLKIPFDRKIAKLYSEGKIFSEYLPEWEEKFANVFDTIKGMVK
- a CDS encoding DUF5320 domain-containing protein — encoded protein: MPGFDGTGPMGTGPVGRRLGPCSNINAPYTPRYGWFRPVAGWFYGYGRGYGRGFGRGYGRFAGYGRGGFGRGVGRGFGRFW
- a CDS encoding DUF5320 family protein — protein: MPFYGGGYGRGYGRGMGYGRGFGRGYGRGFGRGFGYGAGYGYHEPSIEEERAMLMDYKRYLEEELRFVEERLREIDNYQGGDR
- a CDS encoding polyhydroxyalkanoate synthesis regulator DNA-binding domain-containing protein, whose translation is MRIIKKYKNRKLYDTSIKKFITLSDIANFVKNGEAVKVVDNLGNDITQEIFLKARIKGKVFGSLKKEMVEKLIQGFIKIFKGNTDDFIEILLDLVNQGVLPADIAKELGNAVIRHFNEFEDNMKKDIIELIKSTGFVPKEEYDKLKKEYELLKKRCEGQGE